One window of Oreochromis niloticus isolate F11D_XX linkage group LG23, O_niloticus_UMD_NMBU, whole genome shotgun sequence genomic DNA carries:
- the LOC100704473 gene encoding OX-2 membrane glycoprotein — protein MMFLLLIVFCLFKASTSLSLHGDTTAEYGGDAHYKCALSNSTGVLQVTWQRFVKGTVENMATYSERFGTDVNIAYRGKVLVTKESFSPSAIKLTNLTWEDESCLVCAFNIFPGGSKRSQICLKVQGISQVNTMHHAKQDGEVVFSCSATGKPAPTIAWNLSDGATIADQPQIVTVKNSDHTFNTSSNITVKVPPDWSGHAACVLNRGKIGEREERIAFSSASADKDDKSGTEPSPSAIALICITIIVCCIAVAVYVIKRRSRKHNQREGSGCMHA, from the exons ATGATGTTCCTCCTCctgattgttttttgtttattcaaag CCTCGACTTCACTCAGTCtacatggagacacaacagctgAGTACGGCGGTGATGCGCACTACAAGTGCGCGCTGTCAAATTCCACAG GTGTGCTGCAGGTCACATGGCAAAGGTTCGTCAAGGGGACAGTGGAGAACATGGCAACATACAGCGAGCGATTTGGAACAGACGTAAACATCGCCTACCGTGGAAAAGTGCTCGTTACGAAAGAGTCTTTCAGCCCTTCGGCGATCAAACTGACGAATCTCACATGGGAGGATGAGAGCTGTTTAGTCTGCGCCTTTAACATCTTTCCTGGCGGCTCGAAAAGAAGTCAGATTTGCCTCAAAGTGCAAG GGATATCACAGGTGAACACAATGCACCATGCAAAGCAAGATGGAGAAGTTGTGTTTAGCTGCTCCGCCACAGGCAAACCAGCTCCCACCATAGCGTGGAACCTTTCAGATGGAGCCACAATCGCAGACCAACCACAGATCGTCACAGTAAAAAACAGCGACCACACTTTCAACACCAGCAGCAACATAACTGTGAAAGTACCTCCCGATTGGAGTGGACACGCGGCATGTGTGCTGAACCGTGGAAAAATTGGAGAGAGGGAAGAGAGGATCGCTTTCTCCTCTGCATCGGCGGACAAGGATGACAAGAGTG GGACAGAACCGTCTCCGTCAGCGATCGCACTGATCTGCATTACTATAATTGTTTGCTGTATAGCTGTTGCAGTGTATGTGATTAAAAG gAGGTCTAGGAAGCACAACCAGCGCGAAGGATCAGGTTGCATGCATGCATAA